Proteins co-encoded in one Bremerella sp. TYQ1 genomic window:
- a CDS encoding acetylxylan esterase, with the protein MRTIQMFFRAGTLLVLAAVLTGSAYAQQSVTVLSAGQLPDDARLAPPKDLEGYFPFSPPESVVQWNVRAEKIRTQIKVALGLFPMPPRTPLYYEIVARREFEDYSVANVRFESVPGLYVTGNLYEPLGKDGPFPAVLCPHGHWENGRYYVADEKSVKEQLESGAETNVEAAKNPIQARCVHLARMGCIVLQIDMLGYADSQQLSFDLVHKFAKQRPEMITSERWGFFSPQAESHLQSVMGLQIWNCIRSLDVLESLPNVDKSKIAVTGASGGATQTMLVAAIDPRVAACFPAVMVSTAMQGGCTCENCSLLRIGTGNVEFAALFAPKPQGLTAADDWTVEFETKGFPELKELYSLLNAKDRVELTARTEFGHNYNAVSRKAMYAMFQRELGLEEAIDERPFQRLGINELSVWSDENRPVYQPEFERKLVEQLAAQSEKQIQPLLLGDEEQFAKYQEMVSTALDVIVGETDIAVDAVSFDVKEKRQEPGYLLLAGLLNNEQNKSQLPALFLYPAENWNGHTVLWLSEDGKSGVFDVGGTMKAEVAKLVASGVSVAAIDLIYQGEFLPDGQPLEATPKVENKREAAAYTLGYNYSVAAQRVQDVLTMANFVRNHERQPKSVGLFALDPALAAIGSVAIAKQPDAFDFAVLRTNGFRFGSVDSIRSPNLLPGGAKYGDVPGFLALAAPMLLRVIGETEQSVRPIKMAYQRAEKQDVVTISDSEVSPVDWLMNHLSVVNTDR; encoded by the coding sequence ATGCGAACAATTCAAATGTTCTTTCGGGCAGGCACACTGCTGGTGCTTGCCGCCGTTTTGACGGGATCGGCATATGCTCAACAGTCGGTCACCGTTCTTTCTGCCGGGCAACTTCCAGACGATGCACGATTGGCCCCACCAAAAGATCTGGAAGGCTATTTTCCCTTTAGTCCACCTGAAAGCGTTGTCCAGTGGAATGTTCGAGCCGAGAAGATCCGCACGCAGATCAAAGTGGCATTGGGACTTTTTCCGATGCCTCCTCGAACGCCGTTATACTACGAAATTGTCGCTCGCCGAGAGTTTGAAGATTACTCCGTTGCCAATGTGCGATTTGAGAGCGTACCTGGACTGTATGTAACAGGAAATCTGTACGAACCACTTGGCAAAGATGGTCCTTTCCCGGCAGTACTTTGTCCGCATGGCCATTGGGAGAACGGGCGATATTACGTCGCGGATGAGAAGTCTGTTAAGGAACAATTGGAAAGTGGTGCGGAAACGAATGTAGAAGCCGCAAAGAATCCTATTCAAGCTCGCTGCGTTCACTTGGCACGAATGGGATGCATCGTTTTGCAGATTGATATGCTGGGATATGCCGACAGCCAGCAGCTGTCGTTTGACTTGGTCCATAAGTTTGCGAAACAGAGACCTGAAATGATTACCAGCGAGCGGTGGGGATTTTTCAGTCCCCAGGCCGAATCGCATCTTCAGTCGGTCATGGGACTGCAGATCTGGAATTGCATTCGCTCACTCGATGTTTTGGAATCGCTTCCGAACGTTGATAAGTCGAAAATAGCAGTCACCGGAGCAAGTGGTGGTGCGACGCAAACAATGCTGGTCGCCGCCATCGATCCGCGTGTCGCCGCTTGCTTTCCAGCGGTTATGGTTTCGACGGCCATGCAGGGAGGCTGTACGTGCGAAAATTGCTCGCTGCTTCGAATCGGTACCGGCAACGTTGAGTTCGCGGCGCTGTTTGCTCCCAAGCCGCAAGGATTAACAGCGGCCGACGACTGGACCGTCGAATTCGAGACGAAAGGCTTTCCAGAGCTAAAGGAGCTGTACTCACTTTTGAATGCAAAAGATCGCGTTGAATTGACTGCCAGAACCGAATTTGGGCACAACTACAATGCCGTGTCCCGAAAGGCAATGTACGCAATGTTTCAGCGTGAACTCGGCCTGGAGGAAGCCATCGACGAACGGCCATTTCAGCGTTTGGGAATCAACGAGTTGTCTGTCTGGAGTGACGAAAACCGTCCGGTCTATCAGCCCGAGTTCGAGCGTAAACTGGTAGAGCAACTCGCAGCGCAGTCCGAGAAGCAGATCCAGCCGCTTCTGCTTGGAGATGAAGAGCAATTCGCGAAGTACCAAGAGATGGTTTCTACTGCTTTGGATGTTATCGTTGGCGAGACCGATATCGCAGTCGATGCTGTTTCATTTGATGTAAAAGAAAAGCGGCAGGAACCCGGCTATCTATTGTTGGCAGGTCTGCTAAATAACGAGCAAAACAAGTCGCAGCTTCCCGCATTATTTTTGTATCCTGCCGAGAATTGGAATGGGCACACAGTGCTTTGGCTTTCCGAGGACGGCAAGTCTGGCGTGTTCGATGTCGGGGGAACCATGAAAGCGGAGGTCGCGAAGCTAGTGGCCTCCGGAGTTTCGGTTGCCGCAATCGATTTAATTTACCAAGGCGAATTTTTGCCGGATGGCCAGCCTCTTGAGGCAACACCCAAAGTTGAGAATAAGCGAGAAGCGGCGGCCTACACGTTGGGCTACAACTATTCTGTTGCCGCTCAACGTGTTCAAGATGTTTTAACGATGGCCAATTTTGTGAGAAATCACGAACGTCAGCCTAAGTCGGTCGGCTTGTTCGCCCTTGATCCTGCACTTGCTGCGATTGGCTCGGTTGCCATCGCCAAGCAGCCGGATGCATTTGACTTTGCGGTGCTTCGTACCAACGGATTTCGCTTTGGAAGTGTTGATTCAATCCGTTCACCGAATCTACTGCCAGGCGGGGCTAAATATGGCGATGTCCCTGGATTTCTCGCTTTAGCGGCTCCCATGCTATTACGTGTTATAGGAGAAACTGAGCAGTCGGTTCGTCCGATTAAAATGGCTTATCAGCGAGCAGAAAAGCAGGACGTAGTAACGATTTCTGACTCCGAGGTTTCCCCCGTCGATTGGCTGATGAATCATCTCAGCGTGGTTAATACGGATCGGTAG
- a CDS encoding STAS/SEC14 domain-containing protein: protein MSENVEVVHLKDLTIVRLTGKLTKADYESFVPEVEKQIQEFGKLRLLVELHNFQGWTMGALWDDIKFDTKHWGDIKRLAIVGESKWEEGMAVFCKPFTSANVKYFDHTKLEEAKKWLVEEA from the coding sequence ATGAGTGAAAACGTAGAAGTTGTGCATTTGAAGGATCTGACCATTGTTCGCCTGACCGGCAAGCTTACCAAGGCCGACTACGAGTCGTTCGTGCCTGAGGTTGAAAAGCAGATTCAGGAATTTGGCAAGCTTCGTCTGCTGGTCGAATTGCACAACTTCCAAGGCTGGACCATGGGTGCCCTGTGGGATGACATCAAATTTGATACGAAGCATTGGGGCGACATCAAACGCCTGGCGATCGTAGGCGAATCGAAATGGGAAGAAGGTATGGCTGTCTTCTGCAAGCCGTTTACTTCGGCAAATGTGAAATATTTCGATCACACAAAGTTGGAAGAAGCGAAAAAGTGGCTCGTTGAAGAAGCGTAA
- a CDS encoding DoxX family protein, producing MSDANEEPPGVDAVATPAAALWTGRILSGLVGIVFVASALGKLNGGVSLEEGFAHLGLPLDIRLPLAFLELVIAVIYLVPQTAVLGAILLTGYIGGAICTHWRVGDIFIVQIVIGVLVWLGVFLRDRRLWALLPIRR from the coding sequence ATGAGCGATGCGAACGAAGAACCGCCAGGCGTTGATGCAGTGGCGACGCCTGCGGCTGCCTTGTGGACGGGACGAATACTTTCCGGGCTCGTTGGTATTGTGTTTGTTGCCAGCGCTCTGGGAAAGCTTAACGGAGGAGTATCACTGGAGGAAGGTTTCGCGCATCTCGGACTCCCCCTCGATATTCGTTTACCGTTGGCGTTCCTGGAACTGGTCATTGCCGTCATCTATCTAGTTCCGCAAACGGCCGTTTTAGGGGCCATCTTACTCACGGGATATATCGGCGGTGCGATCTGCACCCACTGGCGTGTCGGCGACATATTTATTGTTCAGATCGTCATCGGAGTACTTGTCTGGCTCGGCGTCTTTCTAAGGGATCGGAGACTTTGGGCATTGTTGCCAATTCGTCGTTAA
- a CDS encoding right-handed parallel beta-helix repeat-containing protein — protein sequence MKSFSQRFSQLLTLGLVAFSTAITWAEEIHVSSKHELLQAAEKAMPGSTIVITSKTIDGGISLRNLQGTPAKPIVIRGERRDQRPIIQGGSFGIQLSDPAYVTLENIEVRGASQNGINIDDAGSFDSPALHVTLNNLYVHQIGPDGNCDGIKLSGLDHFTLENCRIERWGKGGSAIDMVGCHHGIVRDCRMEFDTMNSASGVQMKGGTSDISVSYCRFENCGHRGVNIGGSTGLPYFRPQNATYEAKDITVEDCTFVGGMAAAAFVGVDGAVVQHNNIINPTKWVIRILQETTAPRFVSCRNGVFRNNIVQIEADQAFRSVNVGSNTSPETFQIEGNAWFAPNGQLSEKTLRLPVVEKEGTYNVNPRFTDFKGKTNLTAQNRLLGDKGVRERSRMD from the coding sequence ATGAAATCTTTCAGCCAACGTTTCTCCCAACTTCTGACTCTGGGCCTGGTCGCTTTTTCCACAGCAATTACCTGGGCAGAAGAAATCCACGTTTCATCGAAGCACGAATTGCTTCAAGCAGCCGAAAAGGCAATGCCAGGCTCCACAATCGTAATCACCTCGAAGACGATCGACGGTGGAATATCACTCCGAAATCTGCAAGGAACACCGGCAAAACCGATCGTTATCCGGGGTGAAAGACGCGACCAACGCCCCATCATTCAAGGGGGATCGTTCGGCATTCAATTGTCAGACCCAGCTTATGTCACCCTTGAAAACATCGAAGTCCGTGGTGCCAGTCAAAATGGAATCAACATCGACGATGCTGGATCCTTTGACTCCCCTGCCCTACATGTCACGCTCAACAATCTTTATGTGCACCAGATCGGGCCAGATGGCAACTGCGACGGAATAAAGCTCTCCGGGCTAGATCATTTCACGCTAGAGAACTGCCGAATCGAGCGTTGGGGAAAAGGCGGCTCCGCCATCGATATGGTTGGTTGCCATCATGGCATTGTGCGAGATTGCCGAATGGAATTCGATACGATGAATTCCGCCAGTGGTGTGCAGATGAAAGGAGGAACCAGCGACATATCGGTTTCTTACTGCCGTTTTGAAAACTGTGGTCATCGCGGCGTTAACATCGGTGGCAGCACAGGCCTGCCCTATTTTCGACCGCAGAATGCGACCTATGAGGCGAAAGATATCACCGTTGAGGATTGCACTTTTGTCGGAGGTATGGCCGCCGCGGCGTTCGTCGGGGTGGATGGTGCCGTGGTACAACACAACAACATCATTAACCCCACAAAGTGGGTTATTCGTATCCTTCAGGAAACGACTGCTCCGAGGTTTGTTTCCTGCCGCAATGGTGTCTTTCGCAACAATATTGTTCAGATAGAAGCTGACCAAGCTTTTCGTAGTGTGAACGTCGGCTCGAACACATCACCAGAAACGTTCCAGATCGAAGGAAACGCTTGGTTTGCTCCTAACGGCCAACTCTCCGAGAAAACACTTCGGCTCCCCGTCGTTGAGAAAGAGGGAACCTATAACGTTAACCCACGTTTCACTGACTTTAAGGGTAAGACGAATCTAACTGCCCAGAATCGTTTGCTTGGCGACAAAGGGGTCCGAGAACGATCGCGAATGGACTGA
- a CDS encoding YciI family protein: MKFVCLGYIDASMWENMDPKQSEAAMEDCMAYDNELRKGGHFAGGGALDSPRNGVTLRFRDGEVQVTDGPFAETKEQIGGILLLEARDLNHAIQLMSKHPGVRMGPFEIRPANEAMNLQILEISERLAKEAED; the protein is encoded by the coding sequence ATGAAATTCGTTTGCTTGGGATATATCGATGCATCGATGTGGGAAAACATGGATCCGAAGCAGTCGGAAGCGGCTATGGAAGATTGCATGGCTTACGACAATGAACTGAGAAAAGGAGGGCACTTCGCTGGCGGAGGAGCCCTTGATTCGCCCCGAAACGGCGTCACGCTCCGTTTTCGAGATGGCGAAGTTCAGGTAACCGATGGCCCCTTCGCAGAAACGAAGGAACAGATTGGCGGCATTTTATTGCTTGAAGCACGCGATCTGAACCACGCGATTCAACTGATGTCGAAGCATCCTGGTGTTCGTATGGGGCCGTTCGAAATACGACCGGCCAACGAAGCCATGAATCTTCAGATCCTGGAGATTTCCGAGCGTTTGGCAAAAGAGGCAGAGGACTAG
- a CDS encoding VOC family protein produces the protein MFQQLFVNLPVKDLAKSVEFFTELGFTFNPQFTDDSATCMIVNENIMVMLLVESRFKTFTSKEICDAKRQTEVINALQLESREAVAKFVEKAIAAGGTSYAEPKDHGFMIQHGFEDLDGHIWEVFWMDPAGMAQVQASSAE, from the coding sequence ATGTTTCAGCAGCTTTTCGTGAATCTTCCGGTCAAAGACCTCGCAAAATCGGTAGAGTTCTTTACCGAGTTGGGATTTACCTTCAATCCGCAATTTACTGACGACTCTGCGACGTGCATGATTGTCAACGAAAACATCATGGTCATGCTACTCGTTGAAAGTCGCTTCAAGACGTTTACCTCGAAAGAGATTTGCGACGCGAAGCGGCAAACGGAAGTTATCAATGCTCTGCAATTGGAATCGCGAGAAGCGGTCGCCAAGTTCGTAGAAAAAGCGATTGCCGCGGGCGGAACATCGTACGCAGAGCCTAAGGATCATGGGTTTATGATTCAGCATGGTTTTGAAGACCTGGATGGGCACATTTGGGAGGTCTTCTGGATGGATCCTGCCGGTATGGCTCAAGTACAAGCAAGTTCCGCTGAGTGA
- a CDS encoding DUF1579 domain-containing protein produces the protein MHVEPQVEHNWLENLVGKWTMEAEMDMGPDKPQDHSRGVEHVRQLGDVWVICEGEWENPGGGVGRSMMTLGFDTNQKSFVGSFVGSMMTHLWTYDRGSLDDAGRVLTLNSTGPNFSGQGMSQYQDIIEIVDVDHRVLRSQVLDENEVWQHFMTANYTRQA, from the coding sequence ATGCATGTCGAACCTCAAGTAGAACACAACTGGCTAGAGAATCTTGTTGGCAAATGGACCATGGAAGCCGAAATGGACATGGGACCGGATAAGCCACAAGATCACTCTCGGGGTGTTGAGCATGTTCGTCAACTAGGAGACGTTTGGGTGATCTGCGAAGGGGAATGGGAGAATCCTGGTGGTGGAGTTGGCCGAAGCATGATGACACTTGGATTCGATACCAACCAAAAATCGTTCGTGGGTAGCTTTGTCGGATCGATGATGACGCATCTTTGGACCTACGATCGAGGCTCACTCGACGACGCAGGGAGAGTGCTCACATTAAATTCGACTGGTCCTAACTTTTCGGGGCAGGGAATGTCGCAATACCAAGATATCATCGAAATTGTTGACGTAGATCATCGGGTACTGAGATCTCAAGTACTTGATGAAAACGAAGTTTGGCAGCATTTCATGACAGCAAATTACACGCGTCAGGCGTAG
- a CDS encoding RNA polymerase sigma factor — MVEENPHDVRQFLDELYRSESRRVFATLVRLLGDFDLAEEAMHEAFTAAFEKWQQEGIPKNPRAWLVSTGRFKAIDTIRRRVRFDESLEDISRRLDDEKYQFAAIDDENIEDDRLRLIFTCCHPAISANAQVALTLREVCGLRTEEIASAFLTTPPTIAQRIVRGKQKIRDAGIPFEIPTVPQMPQRLDSVLSVIYLVFNEGYSASSGESVTRHDLSEEAIRLGRLLARLLPDSEVIGLLALMLIQESRRSARTSATGDIVLLEDQDRSLWNREYIAEGSQLVQQALQSRRFGVYTIQAAIAAVHGDAEQPEATDWTQIIALYDVLMRIEPTPIVQLNRAVALAMRDGPEAGLVLIDNILSEGVLSEYHLAHAAKADLCRRLGRTKEATVSYRRALELAKQMPERRFLEKRIEQMQ; from the coding sequence ATGGTGGAAGAGAACCCGCATGATGTTCGGCAGTTCCTCGACGAACTGTATCGTTCGGAGTCGCGCCGGGTTTTTGCGACCCTGGTGCGACTGTTGGGCGATTTTGATCTCGCTGAAGAAGCGATGCACGAGGCATTTACAGCCGCCTTTGAGAAGTGGCAGCAGGAAGGGATTCCCAAGAATCCACGTGCTTGGCTCGTCTCGACGGGGCGATTCAAAGCGATTGACACGATTCGTCGGCGCGTTCGTTTCGACGAATCGTTAGAGGATATTTCTCGTCGGCTTGATGATGAAAAATATCAGTTTGCTGCTATCGATGATGAAAACATCGAGGACGATCGTCTCCGTTTGATCTTTACTTGCTGCCACCCAGCGATCTCGGCCAATGCTCAGGTGGCTCTTACGCTTCGAGAAGTGTGTGGACTACGCACCGAAGAGATTGCCAGCGCGTTTCTGACGACTCCTCCCACCATTGCGCAGCGAATCGTTCGTGGTAAGCAAAAGATTCGAGATGCTGGCATTCCTTTCGAGATTCCGACGGTTCCACAAATGCCGCAGCGTCTCGATTCCGTCCTTTCGGTCATTTACCTGGTGTTCAATGAAGGGTATTCCGCATCATCCGGTGAATCGGTAACACGACATGATTTGTCAGAAGAAGCGATTCGACTGGGACGACTTCTCGCTCGGTTGCTGCCCGATTCCGAAGTGATTGGCCTGTTGGCACTGATGTTGATTCAGGAGTCGCGCCGTTCTGCACGTACATCGGCTACCGGCGATATTGTCCTGCTGGAAGATCAGGATAGATCGCTTTGGAATCGAGAGTACATAGCGGAAGGTTCTCAGTTAGTGCAACAAGCACTTCAGTCCCGGCGATTTGGTGTCTACACAATTCAAGCGGCGATCGCTGCTGTTCATGGCGATGCTGAGCAGCCGGAAGCGACCGATTGGACTCAAATAATCGCTTTATACGATGTTTTGATGCGAATCGAGCCCACGCCCATCGTGCAATTGAATCGAGCGGTCGCACTCGCGATGCGGGACGGCCCGGAAGCAGGGCTGGTTCTGATAGACAACATCCTGAGCGAAGGCGTTCTTTCTGAATATCATCTTGCGCATGCGGCGAAAGCGGATTTATGTCGCCGATTGGGGCGTACCAAGGAGGCAACCGTTTCCTATCGCCGAGCTTTAGAGTTGGCCAAGCAGATGCCAGAGCGTCGCTTCCTGGAAAAGCGGATTGAACAGATGCAATAA